Proteins encoded together in one Vibrio lentus window:
- a CDS encoding putative bifunctional diguanylate cyclase/phosphodiesterase → MSSVGIDRPKYQFTEFNMMTSYQPFEYLQCPIWIYDIDNKRITWANSSALPLWESESLFELTSRDFSVEMSKAIEATLEEYQRQFLRDESIKTWWNFTPKYIAKRALCLFSGIPLPDGRTGMLVQVIAEEGSLKHDLACSDGSNLSLLFDRSGAVVSANSAFSQNYGSPFTTLSDFVSSEEIADQWLFSARKGQEILEEVSCQIGDKAHHFDVQGKWLFDKSELLLDLTCTTKQKEKLIRARYNAEHDCLTELYNRRGITNLLETSIAYRSPFELMFVDLDGFKLVNDTYGHNVGDQLLKQVGERLKQLVDETCMIGRFGGDEFIVIAHTCRNHNIPLLCSRIINALNRSFHIRGIGTLSVGCSIGTAHFPDNAVDQESLLKQAGMAMHIAKANGRNRFQTFTPNLAQILHRKVEIRHRLTQALENDDLNLHYQPIMNINNDKVKGFEALLRWSDKELGNIGPDEFITLAEETGQIVPLGKWVLNSALKQLSIWHREFDSELMMSINISSIQMHATFAEQLSAMLNFYNINPQSIALEITESSMIFKHGEVRQALNDISKLGVELHLDDFGTGYSSLSMLHDLPISTVKLDKSFVHGSHKGSKAIVRAAHAICDKLGLKVVAEGVETEQQKAFLIDCGYRYLQGFLFSRPIPSNEVESRFLSA, encoded by the coding sequence ATGAGTTCAGTAGGCATCGATCGTCCCAAATATCAGTTCACCGAGTTCAATATGATGACAAGTTATCAACCTTTCGAGTATCTCCAGTGTCCAATTTGGATATATGACATTGATAATAAGAGAATAACTTGGGCAAATAGCAGCGCCCTCCCTCTCTGGGAGTCTGAGTCCTTATTTGAACTGACGTCGCGCGATTTTAGTGTCGAGATGTCCAAGGCGATAGAAGCCACTCTTGAAGAGTATCAAAGGCAGTTTTTACGAGATGAAAGCATCAAGACATGGTGGAACTTCACACCCAAGTACATTGCTAAGCGGGCACTGTGTTTGTTCTCTGGGATCCCATTACCAGATGGTCGTACCGGAATGCTGGTACAGGTCATCGCAGAAGAAGGCAGCCTAAAGCACGACCTTGCTTGCTCTGATGGCTCTAACCTATCCCTTTTGTTTGATAGATCGGGAGCGGTAGTGAGTGCTAACTCTGCATTTTCCCAAAACTACGGATCACCGTTTACCACCCTCTCCGATTTCGTTTCAAGTGAAGAAATAGCCGACCAATGGTTATTTTCAGCACGTAAAGGCCAAGAGATTTTAGAAGAAGTTAGCTGCCAGATTGGTGATAAAGCGCATCATTTTGATGTACAGGGAAAGTGGTTATTTGATAAGAGTGAATTGCTGTTAGATCTGACTTGCACAACCAAACAAAAAGAGAAGCTGATAAGAGCCAGATACAACGCGGAGCACGACTGCTTAACTGAGCTTTATAACCGCCGTGGCATCACCAACCTTCTGGAAACCAGTATCGCCTATCGCTCCCCCTTTGAGTTGATGTTCGTTGACCTTGATGGCTTCAAACTGGTTAACGACACGTATGGACACAATGTCGGCGACCAGCTACTCAAACAAGTGGGTGAACGTCTCAAACAGCTCGTTGATGAAACCTGCATGATTGGTCGATTTGGTGGCGACGAATTCATCGTCATCGCCCACACCTGCCGAAACCACAACATCCCGTTACTTTGCTCGCGTATTATCAATGCCTTAAACCGCAGTTTCCATATTAGAGGGATTGGCACCTTGTCTGTGGGTTGCAGCATTGGTACGGCACACTTCCCTGACAATGCCGTCGATCAAGAGTCATTGCTGAAACAAGCAGGGATGGCGATGCACATTGCCAAAGCTAATGGTCGAAATCGTTTCCAAACTTTCACCCCTAACTTAGCGCAGATCCTTCATCGGAAAGTAGAAATCCGCCATCGATTGACTCAAGCCTTAGAAAACGACGATCTTAATCTGCATTATCAACCGATCATGAACATCAACAATGACAAGGTGAAAGGGTTTGAAGCGCTACTCCGATGGTCAGACAAAGAGCTGGGTAACATTGGCCCTGATGAATTCATCACATTAGCGGAAGAAACGGGTCAAATCGTACCGCTAGGAAAATGGGTGCTCAATTCAGCACTCAAACAGTTATCGATATGGCATCGGGAGTTTGATAGTGAATTGATGATGAGCATCAATATCTCGAGTATTCAGATGCATGCAACCTTTGCTGAACAGCTGTCTGCAATGCTTAACTTCTACAATATCAACCCTCAAAGCATTGCTCTTGAAATCACGGAATCTTCAATGATTTTCAAACACGGTGAAGTTAGGCAAGCACTGAACGATATATCGAAATTGGGTGTTGAGCTTCACCTCGACGATTTCGGAACCGGCTATTCTTCTCTCTCTATGTTGCACGACCTGCCAATTAGCACGGTTAAACTCGATAAAAGCTTTGTCCACGGTTCACACAAAGGGAGTAAAGCGATCGTCCGAGCAGCTCATGCGATCTGTGACAAACTGGGGTTAAAAGTGGTGGCTGAAGGCGTCGAGACAGAACAACAAAAAGCGTTCCTCATCGACTGTGGTTACCGCTACCTTCAAGGGTTCTTGTTCAGTAGGCCTATTCCCTCAAATGAAGTCGAAAGTCGATTTTTATCCGCTTGA
- a CDS encoding type II secretion system protein, with product MRTQRGFTILELITCLVILGLVSATAMVKFLDVQGNARASKIHDVAGNLRTGIDMIYAKSAIAGVEGECNYVEKTEIETYYVCHGYPIAYVDSLRRLLSIDPTELYVNNKEVEDGSNAERVAVISFDTESYTYSPIGDFCQVLYQPEKEPQIVVLDGAC from the coding sequence ATGAGAACACAACGCGGCTTTACTATTTTGGAACTGATCACTTGTTTAGTTATTCTAGGACTGGTTTCTGCTACCGCGATGGTGAAGTTCTTAGATGTTCAAGGAAACGCACGAGCAAGTAAAATACACGACGTGGCAGGCAACCTTCGTACTGGTATAGACATGATCTACGCTAAATCAGCAATCGCGGGCGTTGAGGGTGAATGTAACTACGTGGAAAAAACTGAAATCGAAACCTACTACGTGTGCCATGGTTATCCAATCGCTTATGTCGATTCGTTAAGGCGCTTGCTTAGCATTGACCCAACGGAGCTATACGTAAACAACAAAGAAGTCGAGGATGGCAGCAATGCAGAAAGGGTCGCCGTTATCTCTTTTGATACGGAAAGTTACACCTATTCACCTATAGGGGACTTTTGTCAGGTGCTGTATCAACCAGAAAAAGAACCACAAATCGTCGTGCTTGATGGCGCATGTTAA